The sequence below is a genomic window from bacterium.
TCCTCAGGAGTTCTCTGTTAAAATACAAAATATTCACTGTTTTTCATTAATATTTTAAATGGGAAAAGCACATTTGTGCCATTAATTTTTGATTATTCAAAAAAACATTTTGAAATTATTATAAAAAGATTTATAATAACAAACAATTCATACGGCACATATAAACAGTCGTTGGATACACTACTATGACAGAAATCAGGCGAAACGGTATTGACAGAAGAACACAGAATACAGCCGTTACAGTCGAGCAGCGGTCAGGTCTTGACCGACGAGATGCTCTAGTCCGTACAAGGCAGTATATCGCAATTCTTCAAAAAATACCCATTTTCAAAGGGCTCTCGGTAGATCAATATAAAAAAATTCTTTCCATCGCCACTCATGTAATCTATCATGACGGCGAACAGCTCTGCCGTACCGGTGATGAATCACATGAATTGTACATCATAATCAAGGGCCAGCTCCTTGTAACATCACCGGACGGGAAAGAAATTTCCCGTATCGATCCCATCGGAATCGTTGGTGAAATGGGAATTTTCACCAATGATCTTCATACCGTGACTGTCTCCTCCGCAGCCGAGAGTATCATC
It includes:
- a CDS encoding cyclic nucleotide-binding domain-containing protein — protein: MTEIRRNGIDRRTQNTAVTVEQRSGLDRRDALVRTRQYIAILQKIPIFKGLSVDQYKKILSIATHVIYHDGEQLCRTGDESHELYIIIKGQLLVTSPDGKEISRIDPIGIVGEMGIFTNDLHTVTVSSAAESIIILIRKAELMVLLRRDNDLAIHTLLNVIRSLADKLRDDNEIIEDLRQIQHEEPPPEQHDEES